A stretch of the bacterium SCSIO 12827 genome encodes the following:
- a CDS encoding molecular chaperone: MRPTRLIPGIALVLMIAGLAGYACPAAAQGFGDLVVSPTRVELEGRNRSATVTLTNRGSETALFRISLIAMEMDEQGSLKAVDQPPAGMMTAEELVRYAPRQVDIPPGGTQTVRLILRKPTELAAGEYRSHMFFRAVPPEDAGRAVDEKAGQGGVSVKLTPIFGITIPVIVRHGDLDLKVAMSDFAVVPDKEKKKLTFKLSRQGTKSAYGDVKVEYLPAGGGAPIVVGEVTRLAVFTPNTDRMVEVPLVVPPGITLGKGMLKVLYRQVDGDTTLAAGEVTLP, translated from the coding sequence ATGCGTCCAACCAGATTGATCCCGGGGATCGCCCTGGTGCTTATGATCGCCGGTTTGGCGGGCTATGCCTGTCCCGCGGCGGCGCAGGGATTCGGTGACCTGGTCGTATCGCCGACCCGCGTCGAACTTGAGGGCCGGAACCGGTCCGCCACCGTCACGCTGACCAACCGGGGATCGGAAACGGCGCTGTTCCGGATTTCCCTGATCGCCATGGAAATGGATGAACAAGGCAGCCTGAAGGCCGTCGACCAACCGCCGGCCGGCATGATGACGGCGGAGGAATTGGTTCGTTATGCGCCGCGGCAGGTCGATATTCCGCCGGGCGGCACGCAGACGGTGCGCCTGATCCTGCGCAAACCGACGGAGCTGGCGGCGGGCGAGTACCGCTCGCACATGTTTTTCCGCGCCGTTCCGCCCGAGGATGCCGGTCGCGCCGTTGACGAAAAAGCCGGCCAAGGCGGGGTTTCCGTCAAGCTGACGCCGATCTTCGGGATCACCATTCCGGTGATCGTCCGCCATGGGGATTTGGACCTCAAGGTCGCGATGTCGGATTTCGCCGTGGTGCCGGACAAGGAAAAGAAGAAGCTGACATTCAAGTTATCGCGCCAGGGCACAAAATCAGCCTATGGCGACGTGAAGGTCGAATACCTGCCTGCCGGTGGCGGCGCGCCGATTGTCGTGGGCGAGGTTACGCGCCTTGCGGTGTTCACGCCCAACACGGACAGAATGGTGGAGGTGCCGCTTGTCGTGCCTCCGGGAATTACCCTGGGCAAGGGGATGTTGAAGGTCCTCTATCGTCAAGTCGACGGAGACACGACACTGGCCGCGGGTGAAGTTACGCTACCATAA
- the egtD gene encoding L-histidine N(alpha)-methyltransferase has translation MDAFADVEDTGLDDDGREAFLRDVIDGLSAATKTLPCKWLYDVRGSALFEEITHLDEYYPTRTELALLTDIADDLGAALPAGAWVVEFGSGSSRKSDLFLNALTDLRGYVPIDVAADYLEAAAGALASRLPHLEVIPVVGDFTAELPLPSALDDAPTVGFFPGSTIGNFEPAQAAGFLARARRMLGDDAFMVVGVDLKKDLDVLLPAYDDAKGVTADFNLNLLDRINRELGGGFDRARFAHRVRYDDGEGRVEMHLESTVDQTVRIDGHAFDFRAGETIHTENSYKYAVEDFHRVAGGAGWRAQQHWTDADSLFSIHLLAAA, from the coding sequence ATGGACGCCTTCGCCGATGTTGAAGACACAGGATTGGACGACGACGGCAGGGAAGCCTTCCTGCGCGACGTCATCGACGGGCTGTCCGCCGCCACCAAGACCCTGCCCTGCAAATGGCTCTATGACGTTCGCGGCTCTGCCCTGTTCGAGGAAATCACTCATCTCGACGAATACTATCCGACGCGCACGGAACTTGCCCTGCTGACCGACATCGCGGACGATCTGGGGGCGGCCCTGCCGGCCGGGGCCTGGGTCGTGGAATTCGGATCGGGGTCAAGCCGCAAGTCGGATTTGTTCCTCAACGCCCTGACCGATCTCCGCGGCTACGTGCCCATCGACGTCGCCGCCGATTATCTGGAGGCCGCCGCCGGTGCCCTCGCCAGCCGCCTGCCGCATCTGGAGGTCATTCCCGTGGTCGGCGATTTCACCGCCGAGCTTCCCCTTCCATCCGCCCTCGACGATGCGCCCACGGTCGGTTTCTTTCCGGGCTCCACCATCGGCAATTTCGAGCCCGCCCAGGCGGCCGGCTTCCTTGCCCGCGCCCGGCGCATGCTCGGCGACGACGCCTTCATGGTGGTTGGCGTCGACCTGAAAAAAGACCTGGACGTGCTGCTGCCGGCCTATGACGATGCCAAGGGCGTGACCGCAGACTTCAACCTGAACCTTCTGGATCGCATCAACCGGGAACTGGGCGGCGGCTTCGACCGTGCGCGCTTCGCCCATCGCGTGCGCTATGACGACGGCGAGGGCCGGGTCGAGATGCATCTGGAAAGCACGGTCGACCAGACGGTGCGGATCGACGGCCATGCCTTCGACTTCCGCGCGGGCGAGACCATCCATACGGAAAATTCCTATAAATACGCGGTCGAGGATTTCCACCGCGTCGCCGGCGGCGCCGGCTGGCGCGCGCAGCAGCATTGGACCGACGCGGACAGCCTGTTCTCCATCCATCTGCTTGCCGCCGCCTGA
- the egtB gene encoding ergothioneine biosynthesis protein EgtB, with protein MASQNRRAELNKTSAAEASEALLRRLQAMRAETLALAEGLSDADATAQSMADASPAKWHLGHTSWFFEALVLEPGHPGYQLFDDRFAYLFNSYYDSVGSRQPRPQRGLLTRPPLADVIAYRHHVDAALADLMSKGGADEDLLNIIELGLHHEQQHQELLLTDILHLFAQNPLKPAYRPAEPLATGSGAPDLRWIAFDGGILPVGADTSGGDFAFDCETPRHDALVRPFRLASRPATNGEWMAFIADGGYADPLLWLSDGWATVQAEGWSAPLYWEDRDGDWWTMTLKGPQPVDPDAPVTHISLFEADAFARWSGKRLPTEFEWEAAAGELPVTGNFAGSGRLRPAPAQDRDGLQQMFGDVWEWTASAYAPYPGFQATDGAGGEYNGKFMSGQNVLRGGSCATPEGHARATYRNFFYPHQRWQFTGLRLAEDG; from the coding sequence ATGGCATCTCAGAACCGACGCGCCGAACTGAACAAGACATCGGCGGCCGAGGCATCAGAAGCCCTTCTGCGGCGGCTTCAGGCGATGCGTGCCGAAACCCTGGCCCTGGCCGAAGGTCTGTCCGACGCCGACGCCACGGCCCAGTCCATGGCCGACGCCAGCCCCGCCAAATGGCATCTCGGCCATACCAGCTGGTTCTTCGAAGCCCTTGTTCTGGAACCCGGCCATCCCGGCTATCAGCTGTTCGACGACCGCTTCGCCTATCTGTTCAATTCCTACTACGACAGCGTCGGCTCGCGCCAGCCGCGGCCCCAGCGCGGCCTGTTGACCCGCCCGCCGCTGGCCGACGTGATCGCTTACCGGCATCATGTGGACGCCGCCCTGGCCGACCTTATGAGCAAGGGCGGCGCGGACGAAGACCTGCTGAACATTATCGAATTGGGCCTGCACCACGAACAGCAGCATCAGGAACTTCTGCTGACCGACATTCTGCACCTGTTCGCGCAAAACCCCCTGAAGCCCGCCTATCGCCCGGCGGAACCGCTGGCCACGGGCAGCGGGGCGCCGGATCTGCGCTGGATCGCTTTTGACGGCGGCATCCTGCCCGTCGGCGCCGACACCTCGGGCGGCGACTTCGCGTTCGACTGCGAAACACCGCGCCATGACGCCCTGGTGCGGCCGTTCCGCCTGGCCTCGCGCCCGGCGACCAACGGCGAATGGATGGCCTTCATCGCCGACGGCGGCTATGCCGACCCCCTGTTGTGGCTGTCCGACGGCTGGGCCACGGTCCAGGCCGAAGGCTGGTCGGCGCCCCTGTATTGGGAAGACCGCGACGGCGACTGGTGGACCATGACCCTGAAGGGGCCGCAGCCCGTCGACCCGGATGCCCCGGTGACCCACATCAGCCTGTTCGAGGCCGATGCCTTCGCCCGCTGGTCCGGCAAACGCCTGCCGACGGAATTCGAATGGGAGGCGGCGGCCGGAGAGCTGCCGGTTACCGGCAACTTCGCGGGTTCGGGCCGCCTGCGCCCCGCCCCGGCACAGGACCGTGACGGCCTGCAGCAGATGTTCGGCGACGTCTGGGAATGGACGGCCAGCGCCTATGCCCCTTATCCCGGCTTCCAGGCCACGGACGGGGCCGGCGGCGAATACAACGGCAAATTCATGTCGGGGCAGAACGTGTTGCGCGGCGGGTCCTGCGCCACACCGGAAGGGCACGCGCGCGCCACCTACCGCAACTTCTTTTATCCGCATCAGCGCTGGCAGTTCACCGGCCTGCGCCTTGCCGAGGATGGGTGA
- a CDS encoding DUF4402 domain-containing protein, whose protein sequence is MTTPRTIIRRLHAVALLAAAFILSAPLTDGLMARVVPGWGQAQAQSVNITERRTLLFGKVATSNIPGTVVITPSGGKSVTGGVIDLGKNHREAEFRITGPDNALVIVTLPTTATLTGGGGSGTLSNFTMNLSNPIDLGRRGRVDISVGATLSLGTNLPGADYSGSFTVYVDPQ, encoded by the coding sequence ATGACCACGCCACGCACCATTATAAGACGTTTGCACGCGGTCGCTCTTCTGGCAGCCGCGTTCATTCTGTCCGCTCCGCTGACCGATGGGTTGATGGCGCGGGTCGTTCCCGGCTGGGGCCAGGCCCAGGCGCAATCCGTCAATATCACGGAACGGCGCACCCTGCTGTTCGGCAAGGTCGCAACATCCAACATCCCCGGTACGGTCGTGATCACGCCGTCGGGCGGCAAATCAGTGACCGGCGGCGTCATCGACCTGGGCAAGAACCACCGTGAGGCCGAATTCCGCATCACCGGGCCGGACAATGCGCTGGTCATTGTGACCCTGCCGACCACGGCGACGCTTACCGGCGGCGGTGGCAGCGGCACGCTCAGCAATTTCACCATGAACCTGAGCAATCCCATCGATCTGGGGCGGCGCGGTCGCGTGGACATTTCCGTCGGCGCGACCCTGAGTCTGGGCACCAATCTGCCGGGTGCGGATTACAGCGGTTCATTCACCGTCTACGTGGACCCACAGTGA
- a CDS encoding NADP-dependent oxidoreductase: MTKTNTRVLFNSTPEGLPVPDNFRLDETPVPEPGAGQFLLRNLYLSLDPYQRMLMGGGWTYSPNVLKPGDLMVGRVLGEVIATNNPDFPIGTHVVGRLGWQTHVVSDGSDLDFVVTPKPGVPLSSYLGVCGSTGVTAWVGLKITGQPKAGETVVVSAAAGSVGSCVGQLAKDMGCRAVGIAGGPDKCKLVVDEFGFDACIDYKAPDLAGQLKTAAPDGVDVYFDNVGGKILETVMGQCNRLARIPVCGVLARYNETGEAYGNRNMHLFFDKSLKMEGFVLNAHKAIWPQARAELEAMVADGRMAYRETVAQGIAAAPEAFIGMLQGKNLGKQLVKLT, from the coding sequence ATGACCAAGACCAATACCCGGGTGCTGTTCAATTCCACGCCCGAGGGCCTGCCCGTACCGGACAACTTCCGCCTGGACGAAACCCCCGTGCCCGAACCGGGGGCGGGGCAGTTCCTGCTGCGCAATTTGTATCTCTCCCTCGATCCCTATCAGCGCATGCTGATGGGCGGCGGCTGGACCTACAGCCCCAACGTGCTGAAGCCGGGCGACCTCATGGTCGGGCGCGTGTTGGGTGAGGTGATCGCAACCAACAATCCGGATTTCCCCATCGGCACACATGTTGTCGGGCGGCTCGGCTGGCAGACCCATGTGGTGTCGGACGGATCGGATTTGGATTTCGTCGTCACGCCCAAACCGGGGGTGCCGCTCTCGTCCTATCTCGGGGTTTGCGGGTCGACCGGCGTCACCGCCTGGGTCGGGCTCAAGATTACGGGTCAGCCCAAGGCGGGGGAGACGGTCGTCGTCTCCGCCGCCGCCGGATCGGTCGGCAGCTGCGTCGGTCAGTTGGCCAAGGACATGGGCTGCCGCGCCGTCGGCATCGCCGGCGGGCCGGACAAATGCAAACTGGTGGTCGATGAATTCGGCTTCGACGCCTGCATCGACTACAAGGCCCCGGACCTGGCGGGCCAGTTGAAGACGGCCGCGCCCGACGGCGTCGACGTCTATTTCGACAACGTGGGCGGCAAAATCCTGGAAACGGTGATGGGCCAGTGCAACCGCCTGGCGCGCATTCCCGTCTGCGGCGTGTTGGCGCGCTACAACGAAACGGGTGAAGCCTACGGCAACCGCAACATGCACCTGTTCTTCGACAAGTCGCTGAAGATGGAAGGCTTCGTGCTCAACGCCCATAAGGCCATCTGGCCCCAGGCGCGGGCGGAACTGGAGGCCATGGTCGCCGACGGCCGCATGGCCTATCGCGAGACCGTCGCCCAGGGCATCGCCGCCGCGCCCGAAGCCTTCATCGGCATGCTGCAGGGCAAGAACCTGGGCAAGCAGCTGGTCAAGCTGACCTGA
- a CDS encoding carboxypeptidase regulatory-like domain-containing protein produces MSRCLLTVRRGCWAALVLVWAAFCLSAGAVWAQSGDNRDRLNLREPLILELRLGDLRLSDGFPALLSGSSLELPLGDLARALDFPISADAQAGIAGGWFLAENRLFSLSLSRREVTIEGRSRTFDPALVHAADGDIYVDVRLLSQWFPIDIAFDLPNLTTTLTSREPLPIESRLAREDARERALRQRGPDRDYPKEKQTPGLISVPRADVYVQGLRATNGSQTKRYSYSYNMTGAADVAGTNASVFVSGENGQAISDIRTTFERTDLEGRLGESLLGDLGATQIRGGDIYTPQFALTTRSQVTNGATITNFPVGGTPDEFDRITLTGDLPLGWEMEVYRNETLIDFAEARSDGRYEFTDVPLLFGVNVVRLVFYGPQGQVREETRQIRVGLDQIKPGEVKYEISAGLHDDRLIANQRVSGTDSRRDQARMLARVQTGLSKNLSLGGSIVAIPRDDGGRDTYVGTTLATSFGNLFGKVDLVDQQDGGWATRMMAQTSILGFSTILEHNITKNFLSEQFTGTGDSKLNSSTTLRVDGAISVFDLPQMPVSLTIDHDRFVNGDKTTTLSNRMTVPIGRLSVTHTLDYSRTKTSTGVDKSASGTFLLGGRVGDVRLRGTVGYKVLPETDYGTMTLTADKRISKNLEISLGLERSAPPDIVNSVSFGLNRLTEWSAWGLDLEYSDDAVFQARVNMAMSFGVNPATGRPQVTADRIATQGALMSRVFLDHNGNGVFDDGDAPMEGVRLEIDRGIQRNKTDADGFVYITSVTPNRNLMVKLDADSLGDPFLVPSKKGVSIVAYPGSTARVDFPVVTTGEIDGTVFKVEGTKVFPVSGAEVQMLDAEGNVVRELRSAFDGFYLMEFVPPGAYSLRINPEQLTKLGLVTEGVRRATIEGDGTVISGQDFVLRAQGTDAPADAPAPSPVPAQTPDPADLPPPPTAVPVVPVTPAPPQ; encoded by the coding sequence ATGAGCCGCTGTCTGCTGACCGTACGCAGAGGATGCTGGGCGGCGCTTGTTCTTGTCTGGGCGGCGTTCTGCCTGTCGGCGGGGGCGGTCTGGGCGCAAAGCGGCGACAACCGCGATCGCCTCAACCTGCGCGAACCCTTGATCCTGGAACTGCGGCTTGGCGACCTGCGGCTCAGCGACGGATTCCCGGCCCTTTTGTCCGGCTCATCCCTGGAACTGCCTCTGGGGGACCTTGCCCGGGCCCTCGATTTTCCCATTTCCGCCGATGCGCAGGCGGGTATCGCCGGGGGCTGGTTTCTTGCGGAAAACCGGCTGTTCTCCCTATCCCTGAGCCGCCGGGAAGTGACCATCGAAGGCAGGTCACGGACCTTTGATCCAGCCCTGGTGCATGCCGCCGACGGGGACATCTACGTCGATGTGCGCCTGTTGTCGCAATGGTTTCCCATCGACATTGCGTTCGATCTTCCGAACTTGACCACGACCCTGACCTCGCGGGAACCGTTGCCCATCGAATCCCGGCTGGCCCGGGAAGATGCGCGCGAACGGGCATTGCGCCAACGCGGCCCGGACCGCGACTATCCCAAGGAGAAGCAAACGCCGGGCCTGATCTCGGTCCCCCGCGCGGATGTTTATGTCCAGGGTTTGCGGGCGACCAATGGATCGCAGACCAAACGTTATTCCTATTCCTACAACATGACCGGCGCGGCCGATGTTGCCGGAACCAACGCCAGCGTGTTCGTCAGCGGCGAGAACGGTCAGGCCATATCCGACATCCGCACGACCTTCGAGCGCACGGACCTGGAGGGTCGTCTGGGTGAAAGCCTGCTGGGTGATCTGGGCGCCACGCAGATCAGGGGCGGCGACATCTATACCCCGCAGTTCGCGTTGACCACGCGCAGTCAGGTCACAAACGGTGCGACGATCACCAATTTTCCGGTCGGCGGCACCCCCGATGAATTCGACCGCATCACCCTGACCGGGGACCTGCCGTTGGGTTGGGAAATGGAGGTTTACCGCAACGAAACCCTGATCGACTTCGCCGAGGCGCGGTCTGACGGGCGCTATGAATTCACCGACGTGCCGCTTCTGTTCGGGGTCAACGTGGTGCGCCTGGTGTTCTACGGGCCGCAAGGCCAGGTGCGCGAAGAAACCCGCCAGATCCGCGTCGGCCTCGACCAGATCAAGCCGGGTGAGGTCAAGTACGAGATTTCCGCCGGCCTGCACGACGACCGTCTGATCGCCAACCAGCGCGTATCGGGCACCGACAGCCGGCGCGACCAGGCGCGCATGCTGGCGCGGGTGCAGACGGGGCTCAGCAAAAATCTGTCGCTGGGCGGCAGCATTGTCGCCATTCCCCGCGATGACGGCGGCCGCGACACCTATGTCGGCACGACGCTGGCGACCTCGTTCGGCAACCTGTTCGGCAAGGTCGATCTGGTCGATCAGCAGGACGGCGGCTGGGCGACGCGGATGATGGCGCAGACCTCCATCCTTGGGTTTTCGACGATCCTGGAACACAACATCACGAAGAATTTCCTCAGCGAACAGTTCACCGGCACGGGGGATTCCAAACTTAATTCTTCGACCACCTTGCGGGTGGACGGGGCGATTTCCGTGTTCGATCTGCCGCAGATGCCGGTCAGCCTGACCATTGATCATGACCGCTTCGTCAATGGTGACAAGACGACGACCCTGTCCAACCGCATGACGGTGCCCATCGGCCGCCTGTCGGTGACCCATACCCTGGATTATTCGCGGACCAAGACCTCGACGGGTGTGGACAAGTCGGCGTCGGGCACGTTTCTTTTGGGGGGTCGGGTCGGCGACGTGCGCCTGCGCGGCACGGTCGGCTACAAGGTGCTGCCGGAAACGGATTACGGCACCATGACCTTGACGGCGGACAAGCGCATTTCAAAGAACCTGGAAATCAGCCTGGGGCTTGAACGCTCGGCGCCGCCGGACATCGTCAACTCCGTGTCCTTCGGGCTCAACAGGCTGACCGAATGGTCGGCCTGGGGCCTGGATCTGGAATATTCCGACGACGCCGTGTTCCAGGCCCGGGTCAACATGGCCATGTCCTTCGGTGTCAATCCGGCGACGGGCCGGCCGCAGGTCACCGCGGACCGCATCGCCACCCAGGGGGCGTTGATGAGCCGCGTGTTCCTGGATCACAACGGCAACGGCGTGTTCGATGACGGCGACGCGCCGATGGAAGGGGTGCGGTTGGAAATCGACCGCGGCATTCAACGCAACAAGACCGACGCCGACGGCTTCGTCTATATCACCTCGGTCACCCCCAACCGCAATCTGATGGTCAAGCTGGATGCCGACAGCCTGGGCGACCCGTTCCTGGTGCCGTCGAAAAAGGGCGTGTCGATCGTGGCCTATCCGGGCAGCACGGCGCGGGTCGACTTTCCCGTGGTCACGACGGGTGAAATCGACGGCACCGTGTTCAAGGTCGAAGGCACCAAGGTGTTTCCCGTTTCCGGGGCCGAGGTTCAGATGCTCGATGCCGAGGGCAATGTGGTGCGCGAACTGCGTTCCGCCTTCGACGGCTTCTACCTGATGGAATTCGTGCCTCCGGGTGCCTACAGCCTGCGCATCAATCCGGAGCAGCTGACCAAGCTGGGTCTCGTCACCGAG
- a CDS encoding DUF4402 domain-containing protein, with protein sequence MKKVTVLGAVMAAALYAGQAQAANSVSAGASVEIAAPISISQTTALAFGNIGPSGTAGTVAISLAGAQSVTGGVTALGGTIAAGAFSVTGASGASYSVTVPASVSLTGPGTAMTATLTNDGGGSLTGGTDTFNVGGTLSVGASQAAGSYSGTYTVSVNYQ encoded by the coding sequence ATGAAAAAAGTGACTGTGCTCGGCGCCGTCATGGCCGCCGCGTTGTATGCGGGCCAGGCTCAGGCCGCCAATTCCGTTTCTGCCGGCGCCAGTGTCGAAATCGCGGCTCCGATCTCCATCTCGCAGACGACGGCGCTTGCCTTCGGGAACATCGGCCCCAGCGGCACGGCCGGTACGGTGGCGATTTCCCTCGCCGGCGCGCAGAGCGTGACGGGCGGCGTGACGGCCCTTGGCGGCACGATTGCTGCCGGTGCTTTCTCCGTGACCGGCGCCAGCGGCGCTTCCTACAGCGTTACGGTTCCCGCGTCCGTCAGCCTGACCGGCCCGGGCACGGCGATGACCGCGACCCTGACCAATGACGGCGGCGGTTCGCTCACGGGCGGCACCGACACCTTCAACGTTGGTGGCACGCTCTCGGTCGGCGCCAGCCAGGCCGCCGGCAGCTATTCGGGCACCTACACGGTTTCCGTCAACTATCAGTAA